In Micromonospora purpureochromogenes, a single window of DNA contains:
- the cydD gene encoding thiol reductant ABC exporter subunit CydD — MNRRPFDPRLLRRVPAARRDLAVLAVLGGLTALLVVAQATALAALLATAIGGRLDTVALAGFVAAVGARALVAWAQGTVAARAAATVKATLRADLLAAVGRHGPGWVAGQRAGQLATLTGRGLDALDAYFTGYLPQLVLSVTVPLAVLARLVLADWGSALIIALTIPLIPVFGALLGWQAQAATERQWRRLSLLGGHFLDMVAGLPTLRAFGRARAQTDVVRRMADGHRVATMKTLRIAFLSALVLELVATLSVALVAVPVGIRLLSGGITLSTALLVLLLTPEAYLPLRAAGSKFHASMEGLTALDEALTVSAAPAAAAPAGERAPAPAGHGEIGFTDVTVAYERTIALREVNLTIRPGERIAVIGPSGAGKSTLLGLLLGFVTPTAGRVTVDGVDLAEVDRDAWRRQVAWVPQRAHLFAASLADNIRLGAPDTPDAALATAVADAALQEVVADLPDGLATTLGERGHGLSSGQRQRVALARAFLRDAPLVLLDEPTARLDSASEAVVLAATRRLVAGRTALLVAHRPALLADADRILRIEDGRVTELTPIPAGEATR; from the coding sequence GTGAACCGCCGTCCCTTCGACCCGCGTCTGCTGCGTCGGGTCCCCGCGGCCCGGCGCGACCTCGCCGTGCTCGCGGTCCTGGGCGGGCTCACCGCGCTGCTGGTCGTGGCGCAGGCCACCGCGCTCGCCGCGTTGCTGGCCACCGCGATCGGCGGCCGGCTCGACACGGTCGCGCTGGCCGGTTTCGTCGCCGCCGTCGGCGCACGCGCCCTGGTCGCCTGGGCGCAGGGCACCGTCGCGGCGCGGGCGGCGGCCACCGTGAAGGCGACGCTCCGCGCCGACCTGCTCGCCGCCGTCGGCCGGCACGGGCCCGGCTGGGTCGCCGGGCAGCGCGCCGGTCAGCTCGCCACCCTCACCGGCCGGGGCCTGGACGCGCTGGACGCCTACTTCACCGGCTACCTCCCGCAGCTCGTGCTCAGCGTGACCGTGCCGCTGGCCGTGCTGGCCCGGCTGGTCCTGGCCGACTGGGGCTCGGCGCTGATCATCGCGCTGACCATCCCGCTGATCCCGGTCTTCGGCGCGCTGCTCGGCTGGCAGGCGCAGGCCGCCACCGAACGCCAGTGGCGACGGCTGTCCCTGCTCGGCGGGCACTTCCTCGACATGGTCGCCGGGCTGCCCACGCTGCGCGCCTTCGGCCGGGCCCGGGCCCAGACCGACGTGGTGCGCCGGATGGCCGACGGGCACCGGGTCGCCACCATGAAGACCCTGCGGATCGCCTTCCTCTCCGCGCTGGTGCTGGAGCTGGTCGCCACCCTGTCGGTGGCGCTGGTCGCGGTGCCGGTCGGCATCCGGCTGCTCTCCGGCGGGATCACCCTCTCCACCGCGCTGCTGGTGCTGCTGCTCACCCCGGAGGCGTACCTGCCGCTGCGGGCCGCCGGCAGCAAGTTCCACGCCAGCATGGAGGGGCTCACCGCGCTGGACGAGGCACTGACCGTCTCCGCCGCACCGGCCGCCGCCGCACCGGCCGGCGAGCGGGCCCCGGCACCGGCCGGCCACGGCGAGATCGGCTTCACCGACGTGACCGTGGCGTACGAGCGGACCATCGCGCTGCGCGAGGTCAACCTGACCATCCGGCCCGGCGAGCGGATCGCGGTCATCGGGCCGAGCGGCGCCGGCAAGAGCACCCTGCTCGGCCTGCTGCTCGGCTTCGTCACCCCCACCGCCGGCCGGGTCACCGTCGACGGCGTCGACCTGGCCGAGGTCGACCGGGACGCCTGGCGCCGGCAGGTCGCCTGGGTGCCGCAACGGGCGCACCTCTTCGCCGCCTCGCTGGCCGACAACATCCGCCTCGGCGCCCCCGACACCCCGGACGCGGCGCTCGCCACGGCGGTCGCCGACGCCGCGCTCCAGGAGGTGGTCGCGGACCTGCCCGACGGGCTCGCCACCACGCTGGGCGAGCGCGGGCACGGCCTGTCCAGCGGGCAGCGGCAGCGGGTCGCGCTGGCCCGGGCCTTCCTCCGGGACGCCCCGCTGGTGCTCCTCGACGAGCCGACCGCCCGGCTCGACAGCGCCAGCGAGGCGGTGGTGCTGGCCGCCACCCGGCGACTCGTCGCGGGGCGTACCGCGCTGCTGGTCGCGCACCGGCCCGCGCTGCTGGCGGACGCCGACCGGATCCTCCGGATCGAGGACGGCCGGGTCACCGAGCTGACCCCGATCCCCGCCGGGGAGGCGACCCGATGA
- a CDS encoding M56 family metallopeptidase codes for MAFAVHFAVSMLACYLTAQVLAGSTWTWRAPRVAIVCWQAVGLALGLSAMGLPMALGLAPYDRPTGSALLALATDLSHGTLPAGLGAVHLGLVGVGFGIGAVLLTTTVRSVHASVRAQRRHRDLLTLVARRDPTVPGALVLDHPSAAAYCLPGVKPRVVVSAGTLSLLDRAELAAVLTHERAHAQERHDLVLLPFTALCRALPWFRWVRDAHERVALLVEMRADDKARELHAEAPLAGALRRFAACGDRITPAGALGMGDRDLDARVQRLMVADRPPRLIGAAALAVATTLVALPISLFLS; via the coding sequence GTGGCCTTCGCCGTGCACTTCGCCGTGTCGATGCTGGCCTGCTACCTGACCGCGCAGGTCCTCGCCGGGTCCACCTGGACGTGGCGCGCCCCCCGGGTGGCGATCGTCTGCTGGCAGGCGGTCGGGCTGGCGCTCGGCCTCTCCGCGATGGGCCTGCCGATGGCGCTCGGCCTGGCCCCGTACGACCGGCCGACCGGCAGCGCCCTGCTCGCCCTGGCCACCGACCTGAGCCACGGCACGCTCCCGGCCGGGCTGGGCGCCGTGCACCTCGGGCTGGTCGGCGTCGGCTTCGGCATCGGCGCCGTCCTGCTCACCACGACCGTCCGCAGCGTCCACGCCAGCGTCCGCGCGCAGCGCCGCCACCGGGACCTGCTCACCCTGGTCGCCCGCCGGGATCCCACCGTGCCCGGCGCGCTGGTGCTCGACCACCCGAGCGCGGCGGCGTACTGCCTGCCCGGGGTGAAGCCCCGCGTGGTGGTCAGCGCCGGCACGTTGAGCCTGCTCGACCGGGCCGAACTGGCGGCGGTGCTCACCCACGAGCGGGCGCACGCGCAGGAGCGGCACGACCTGGTGCTGCTGCCGTTCACCGCGCTCTGCCGCGCGCTGCCCTGGTTCCGCTGGGTACGCGACGCGCACGAGCGGGTCGCCCTGCTGGTCGAGATGCGCGCCGACGACAAGGCCCGGGAGCTGCACGCCGAGGCGCCGCTGGCGGGCGCGCTGCGCCGCTTCGCTGCCTGCGGGGACCGGATCACCCCGGCCGGGGCGCTGGGCATGGGCGACCGCGACCTGGACGCCCGGGTGCAGCGGCTGATGGTGGCCGACCGCCCGCCCCGCCTGATCGGGGCCGCCGCGCTGGCGGTGGCGACCACCCTGGTCGCGCTGCCGATCTCCCTCTTCCTCAGCTGA
- a CDS encoding DNA primase, whose protein sequence is MGNPTHPEVSVARQSPQRPDADEPELDATDGPVEPEVEPGSADRSLWDELRIDPVEIALPAGTGFTLRAYRPARELTPTDVAERDEDDPFLARRQVVEAEDAEDEEVVILDEEFAALSAEEDEEDGRPAGRKRRADAEDEESEAEEEDEQDAAADEEVPAFLTHKGRLLLFKTPEALVSFIRSGAPNDMSQLDSWNELSERVEPADIAPLDEDTYELDLVVENLRGGHDTWDPTLLIEAGEVARDLSYALRLPAVLDMLSAGSSLDDLDEALRATVNGGIGGFLGRRRLKKIGAQTASLGWRTIVGKISAAVDWRD, encoded by the coding sequence GTGGGCAACCCGACGCACCCGGAGGTCAGTGTGGCCCGCCAGTCGCCCCAACGGCCCGACGCCGACGAGCCCGAGCTCGACGCCACCGACGGGCCGGTCGAGCCCGAGGTGGAGCCCGGCTCGGCCGACCGTTCCCTCTGGGACGAGCTGCGGATCGACCCGGTGGAGATCGCTCTCCCCGCCGGCACCGGTTTCACGCTGCGCGCGTACCGGCCGGCCCGGGAGCTGACCCCGACCGACGTCGCCGAGCGCGACGAGGACGACCCGTTCCTCGCCCGCCGCCAGGTCGTCGAGGCCGAGGACGCCGAGGACGAGGAGGTGGTGATCCTCGACGAGGAGTTCGCCGCGCTCTCCGCCGAGGAGGACGAGGAGGACGGCCGGCCCGCGGGTCGCAAGCGCAGGGCCGACGCCGAGGACGAGGAGTCCGAGGCGGAGGAGGAGGACGAGCAGGACGCGGCGGCCGACGAGGAGGTGCCGGCCTTCCTCACCCACAAGGGGCGGCTGCTGCTCTTCAAGACCCCCGAGGCGCTGGTCAGTTTCATCCGTTCCGGCGCGCCCAACGACATGTCCCAACTGGACAGCTGGAATGAACTGTCCGAACGGGTGGAACCGGCCGACATCGCGCCGCTCGACGAGGACACCTACGAGCTGGACCTGGTAGTGGAGAACCTGCGCGGCGGGCACGACACGTGGGACCCGACGCTGCTGATCGAGGCCGGCGAGGTGGCCCGTGACCTGTCGTACGCGCTGCGGCTACCCGCGGTGCTCGACATGCTCTCCGCCGGCTCCAGCCTGGACGACCTGGATGAGGCGTTGAGGGCAACTGTCAACGGCGGAATCGGTGGATTCCTCGGCCGACGACGGCTCAAGAAAATCGGGGCACAAACCGCAAGCTTGGGTTGGCGCACCATTGTCGGCAAGATCTCTGCTGCCGTGGACTGGCGCGACTGA
- a CDS encoding cytochrome ubiquinol oxidase subunit I, producing MDTLLLARLQFATTTSIHFLFVVVTLGLVTLLVGLQTAWFLTGNPAWERLTRFWGQLYVINYVLGIATGIVMEFQFGLNWSGLSRYVGNVFGAPLAIETLVAFFLESTFLGMWIFGWHRLRRGVHLALLWGVALTAYASAFWIMVANSWLQNPVGYELRDGVAHLTDFTALLTNPTLGMAFGHVVAAALLTGGVLMAAVSAWHLIRRTPDFALFRTSLRIGLVTAAVAVTLVQGFGFAQFGPVGQAQPTKFGGGPEADALIAEWTARFGPGDYSPPVLSSVGLGFMILIGFTLGCVWLLLPLLWRDWVIRLRFPLWLILFALPLPFVAVILGWIAREVGRQPWVAYGLLPTGQAVSGVGAGVMLTSLIGFSLLLGALAVTNWTLLARHAARGAADPALGRPPGPADDDARPEPAFA from the coding sequence ATGGACACCCTGCTCCTCGCGCGCCTGCAGTTCGCCACCACCACCTCGATCCACTTCCTCTTCGTGGTGGTCACCCTCGGCCTGGTCACCCTGCTGGTGGGCCTGCAGACGGCCTGGTTCCTCACCGGCAACCCGGCCTGGGAGCGCCTGACCCGCTTCTGGGGCCAGCTCTACGTGATCAACTACGTGCTCGGCATCGCCACCGGCATCGTGATGGAGTTCCAGTTCGGGCTGAACTGGAGCGGGCTGTCGCGCTACGTCGGCAACGTCTTCGGCGCGCCGCTGGCGATCGAGACGCTGGTGGCGTTCTTCCTGGAGTCCACGTTCCTCGGCATGTGGATCTTCGGTTGGCACCGGCTGCGCCGCGGGGTGCACCTCGCACTGCTCTGGGGCGTCGCCCTGACCGCGTACGCCTCCGCCTTCTGGATCATGGTGGCCAACTCCTGGTTGCAGAACCCGGTCGGCTACGAGCTGCGCGACGGCGTCGCCCACCTCACCGACTTCACCGCGCTGCTGACCAACCCGACCCTCGGCATGGCGTTCGGGCACGTGGTCGCCGCCGCGCTGCTCACCGGCGGGGTGCTGATGGCCGCCGTCAGCGCCTGGCACCTGATCCGCCGTACGCCGGACTTCGCGCTGTTCCGCACCTCGCTGCGGATCGGGCTGGTCACCGCCGCCGTCGCGGTGACCCTGGTGCAGGGCTTCGGTTTCGCCCAGTTCGGGCCGGTCGGCCAGGCGCAGCCGACCAAGTTCGGCGGCGGACCGGAGGCCGACGCGCTGATCGCCGAGTGGACCGCTCGCTTCGGTCCCGGCGACTACAGCCCACCGGTGCTCTCCAGCGTGGGCCTCGGCTTCATGATCCTGATCGGCTTCACCCTCGGCTGCGTCTGGTTGCTGCTGCCGCTGCTCTGGCGGGACTGGGTGATCCGGCTGCGCTTCCCGCTCTGGCTGATCCTGTTCGCCCTGCCGCTGCCCTTCGTCGCGGTGATCCTGGGTTGGATCGCCCGGGAGGTCGGCCGCCAGCCCTGGGTGGCGTACGGGCTGCTCCCCACCGGACAGGCGGTCTCCGGGGTGGGCGCCGGGGTGATGCTCACCTCCCTGATCGGCTTCAGCCTGCTGCTCGGCGCCCTCGCCGTCACCAACTGGACGCTGCTCGCCCGGCATGCCGCCCGGGGCGCCGCCGACCCCGCGCTCGGCCGCCCGCCCGGCCCTGCCGACGACGACGCCCGCCCCGAACCCGCCTTCGCCTGA
- a CDS encoding aldehyde dehydrogenase family protein, with protein MSERVAVRKTYKLFIGGKFPRSESGRSYLVQDANVSLASRKDARDAVLAARAAVKGWAGATAYNRGQILYRVAEMLEGRREQFVALGVSDEEVYAAVDRWVWYAGWSDKLPQVYGGANPVAGPYFNLSAPEPTGVVAVVAPESPALLGLVSVIAPAIVTGNTVVVATSPTQPLAAVTLAEVLATSDLPGGVVNLLTGKITETAPTLAAHMDVNALDLSGVTDAELAAELEVKAAQNLKRVLRPAPADHDWTADPGITRMTTLLETKTVWHPKGV; from the coding sequence ATGTCTGAGCGGGTCGCGGTACGCAAGACGTACAAGCTCTTCATCGGCGGGAAGTTCCCACGCAGCGAGTCGGGGCGGTCGTATCTCGTGCAGGACGCGAACGTGTCATTGGCGTCTCGGAAGGACGCCCGGGACGCGGTGCTCGCCGCCCGCGCCGCCGTGAAGGGCTGGGCCGGGGCGACCGCGTACAACCGGGGTCAGATCCTCTACCGGGTCGCCGAGATGCTGGAGGGCCGGCGCGAGCAGTTCGTCGCCTTGGGTGTCAGCGACGAAGAGGTGTACGCGGCGGTCGACCGCTGGGTCTGGTACGCCGGCTGGTCCGACAAGCTCCCCCAGGTGTACGGCGGGGCCAACCCGGTCGCCGGCCCGTACTTCAACCTGTCCGCGCCGGAGCCGACCGGCGTGGTGGCCGTGGTGGCCCCCGAGTCGCCGGCGCTGCTCGGCCTGGTCAGCGTGATCGCCCCGGCGATCGTCACCGGCAACACGGTGGTGGTGGCGACCTCGCCGACGCAGCCCCTCGCGGCGGTGACCCTGGCCGAGGTGCTGGCCACGTCCGACCTGCCCGGCGGGGTGGTCAACCTGCTCACCGGGAAGATCACCGAGACGGCGCCGACGCTGGCCGCGCACATGGACGTCAACGCCCTCGACCTGAGCGGCGTGACCGACGCCGAGCTGGCGGCGGAGCTGGAGGTCAAGGCGGCGCAGAACCTCAAGCGGGTGCTGCGACCCGCCCCGGCGGACCACGACTGGACCGCCGACCCGGGCATCACCCGGATGACCACCCTGCTGGAGACGAAGACGGTCTGGCACCCCAAGGGGGTGTGA
- a CDS encoding permease prefix domain 1-containing protein, which yields MRGCEDVRVADRLRELDDRLRGPARLKAELMVELRDALDDAAEAYREGGLSAAEAERRAVAEFGAPAQLVPAYQAELAAAALRGLSLRAFAVAVALLVAGDLTWRGSSWSAGPRPPAGYQLLSASVNWIWLAVAGFALAGLALGVGAARRGRAGVPVAGRLLGLGLTGALLLGAVVGVALFAWSVELWDAALTWPPMIIGAVVVGAGYFSLARAARCWLRAAH from the coding sequence ATGCGGGGCTGCGAAGACGTACGGGTGGCGGACCGGCTGCGCGAGCTTGACGACCGGCTGCGCGGGCCGGCCCGGCTCAAGGCGGAGCTGATGGTCGAGCTGCGGGACGCGCTGGACGACGCCGCCGAGGCGTACCGGGAGGGTGGGCTGTCGGCGGCGGAGGCCGAGCGGCGCGCGGTGGCCGAGTTCGGCGCGCCGGCGCAGCTCGTGCCGGCCTACCAGGCGGAGCTGGCGGCGGCCGCGCTGCGCGGGTTGTCGCTGCGGGCCTTCGCGGTGGCCGTGGCCCTGCTCGTCGCCGGCGACCTCACCTGGCGGGGTTCGAGTTGGAGCGCCGGCCCCCGGCCGCCCGCCGGCTACCAACTGCTGTCCGCCTCGGTGAACTGGATCTGGCTGGCCGTGGCCGGCTTCGCCCTGGCCGGGCTGGCGCTCGGCGTGGGAGCGGCGCGACGCGGCCGGGCCGGCGTGCCCGTGGCCGGGCGGCTGCTGGGGTTGGGCCTGACCGGTGCGCTGCTGCTCGGCGCGGTCGTCGGGGTCGCCCTGTTCGCCTGGTCGGTGGAGCTCTGGGACGCCGCCCTGACCTGGCCCCCGATGATCATCGGTGCGGTGGTGGTCGGCGCCGGCTACTTCTCCCTCGCCCGGGCCGCCCGCTGCTGGCTGCGCGCCGCCCACTGA
- the cydC gene encoding thiol reductant ABC exporter subunit CydC yields MTTGGVRPEGHDTGGPTPAELPPPPAPAGTGRTGAERTVLRLARPYLSRLVGAGLLAAATEFAGLALMATATWLLMSAAGRPPLDRLTVAIVAVRALAISRGVFRYTERLAGHDAVLRMITDVRARVFATLATRRGPAEQRSGDALSRLVSDVEAVQDLLLRVLVPGAAAALVSLLAVGGAALVSPPAAGVLAVGLLVAGVALPVLATALTRRAADEVAPLRGALATDAVDLTHGAADLAAFGATGYALRAATDRADRLARLERRLARTGFAVDAAGVLVAGLTAAGVVLTALRAGVDGVLVGVLAVGTLAAVEIALALVGAARQRTQLRAGLGRVAALLDTPPAPSAPDGGATVAARAGHDVRFDGVTVRYREGAAPALDGVDLDLPAGRRVAVVGPSGAGKSTLAAVLTGAVRPDAGRVTLDGVDLSAYPAEELPRAIGGLLAEAYVFHASVRDNLLLGRPSAGEEELAAATRAAGLLDWVREQPDGWDTVVGEEGGQLSGGQRQRLALARALLAAPGVLVLDEPTEGLDPAAADAVLASALAATPAGHTVLLISHRLSGLDGLDEIVVLDAGRVVQRGRHAELMAGPGWYRDQWLLQAAAERGYLALAP; encoded by the coding sequence ATGACCACCGGAGGAGTCCGCCCGGAGGGCCACGACACCGGCGGCCCGACCCCGGCGGAGCTGCCGCCACCACCGGCCCCTGCCGGCACCGGGCGCACCGGCGCCGAGCGGACCGTGCTGCGGCTGGCCCGGCCGTACCTGAGCCGGCTGGTCGGCGCGGGGCTGCTCGCCGCGGCGACGGAGTTCGCCGGGCTGGCGCTGATGGCCACCGCCACCTGGCTGCTGATGAGCGCCGCCGGCCGGCCGCCGCTGGACCGACTCACCGTGGCCATCGTCGCGGTCCGGGCACTCGCGATCAGCCGGGGCGTGTTCCGCTACACCGAACGACTCGCCGGCCACGACGCCGTGCTGCGCATGATCACCGACGTGCGGGCCCGGGTCTTCGCCACCCTCGCCACCCGTCGGGGGCCCGCCGAACAGCGGTCCGGGGACGCGCTGAGCCGGCTCGTCTCCGATGTGGAGGCCGTCCAGGACCTGCTGCTGCGGGTGCTCGTCCCCGGGGCCGCCGCCGCGCTGGTGAGCCTGCTGGCCGTCGGCGGGGCCGCGCTGGTCTCGCCGCCCGCGGCCGGGGTGCTCGCGGTGGGCCTGCTGGTCGCCGGGGTCGCGCTGCCCGTACTGGCCACCGCGCTGACCCGGCGGGCCGCCGACGAGGTCGCGCCGCTGCGCGGGGCACTCGCCACCGACGCCGTCGACCTCACCCACGGCGCCGCCGACCTGGCCGCCTTCGGCGCCACCGGGTACGCGCTGCGGGCCGCCACCGACCGCGCCGACCGGCTGGCCCGGCTGGAACGCCGGCTCGCCCGGACCGGGTTCGCCGTCGACGCGGCCGGGGTGCTGGTCGCCGGGCTGACCGCCGCCGGTGTGGTGCTCACCGCGCTGCGCGCCGGAGTCGACGGCGTACTGGTCGGCGTGCTGGCCGTCGGCACCCTCGCCGCGGTGGAGATCGCGCTGGCCCTGGTCGGCGCGGCCCGGCAGCGCACCCAGCTGCGCGCCGGCCTCGGCCGGGTCGCCGCGCTGCTCGACACCCCGCCGGCCCCGTCCGCCCCCGACGGCGGCGCGACGGTGGCCGCCCGGGCCGGGCACGACGTGCGGTTCGACGGGGTGACCGTGCGCTACCGGGAGGGCGCCGCTCCCGCCCTGGACGGCGTCGACCTGGACCTGCCGGCCGGCCGCCGGGTCGCCGTGGTCGGCCCGAGCGGCGCCGGCAAGAGCACCCTGGCCGCCGTGCTCACCGGCGCGGTGCGCCCCGACGCCGGCCGGGTCACCCTGGACGGGGTGGACCTGTCGGCGTACCCGGCCGAGGAACTGCCCCGCGCCATCGGCGGGCTGCTCGCCGAGGCGTACGTCTTCCACGCCTCCGTCCGGGACAACCTGCTGCTCGGCCGGCCCTCCGCCGGCGAGGAGGAGTTGGCCGCCGCCACCCGGGCCGCCGGCCTGCTCGACTGGGTACGCGAGCAACCGGACGGCTGGGACACCGTGGTCGGCGAGGAGGGCGGGCAGCTCTCCGGCGGCCAGCGGCAGCGGCTCGCCCTGGCCCGGGCGCTGCTCGCCGCCCCGGGCGTGCTGGTGCTGGACGAGCCCACCGAAGGGCTCGACCCGGCCGCCGCCGACGCGGTGCTCGCCTCCGCGCTGGCCGCCACCCCGGCCGGGCACACGGTGCTGCTGATCAGCCACCGGCTCAGCGGCCTCGACGGGCTGGACGAGATCGTGGTGCTCGACGCGGGGCGGGTGGTCCAGCGCGGCCGGCACGCCGAGCTGATGGCCGGCCCCGGCTGGTACCGCGACCAGTGGCTGCTCCAGGCGGCGGCCGAGCGGGGATACCTCGCCCTGGCCCCCTGA
- a CDS encoding BlaI/MecI/CopY family transcriptional regulator gives MTRLGDLERAVMDVLWDSVPATSDGVTVREVADALDGRELAYTTVMTVLDRLAGKGMVQRQREGRAWRYRAAASREAHIAQLMLDALDLGGSRDAALVRFARSVTGTEADVLRAALGAEAGLTDRVEDPRAGRARLADEATER, from the coding sequence GTGACTCGGCTGGGTGATCTCGAACGTGCGGTGATGGACGTGCTGTGGGACTCGGTCCCCGCCACGTCGGACGGGGTGACCGTGCGCGAGGTCGCCGACGCTCTCGACGGCCGTGAGCTGGCGTACACCACGGTGATGACCGTGCTGGACCGGCTCGCCGGCAAGGGCATGGTGCAGCGCCAGCGGGAGGGGCGGGCCTGGCGGTACCGGGCCGCGGCCAGCCGCGAGGCGCACATCGCCCAGCTCATGCTCGACGCGCTCGACCTCGGCGGCAGCCGGGACGCGGCGCTGGTCCGCTTCGCGCGCTCGGTCACCGGGACGGAGGCGGACGTGCTCCGCGCGGCGCTGGGCGCCGAGGCCGGGCTGACCGACCGGGTCGAGGACCCGCGGGCCGGCCGGGCCAGGCTGGCCGACGAGGCCACGGAGAGGTAG
- a CDS encoding cytochrome d ubiquinol oxidase subunit II, whose translation MELAWYALLGLFFATYLVLGGYDYGVGLLLARGTDPARRRAALTALGPFFLGNEVWLVAAVGILFGAFPTLEGELLSGFYPAVVGALVGVILVTAGVQLRSRPTAEATRARWDRVVVAGSALAALGWGALLGGLLQGVPRHADGHVAGVTHLATPFAAAVALAMLALVAVHGATFLTLRLPAADAAAVGRLARRLVPVAFAAVTAATVLGLLSDRVRAAAARPLFAVLLPLSLVAALLVARAALRQGRPGVAFAATGVALALPVALVGATLWPSVLVSTVDPAASLGVADAAASGPTLRLLGWLTLPLLPALLGFQAMCWWVFRGRTDGRAPVYW comes from the coding sequence GTGGAACTCGCCTGGTACGCCCTGCTCGGGCTCTTCTTCGCCACGTACCTGGTACTCGGCGGCTACGACTACGGCGTCGGGCTGCTGCTGGCCCGGGGCACCGACCCCGCCCGCCGGCGCGCGGCGCTCACCGCGCTCGGCCCGTTCTTCCTCGGCAACGAGGTGTGGCTGGTGGCCGCCGTCGGCATCCTCTTCGGCGCCTTCCCCACGCTGGAGGGCGAGCTGCTCTCCGGCTTCTACCCGGCCGTGGTCGGGGCGCTGGTCGGGGTGATCCTGGTGACCGCCGGGGTGCAGCTGCGCAGCCGGCCCACGGCCGAGGCGACCCGCGCCCGCTGGGACCGGGTGGTGGTCGCCGGGAGCGCGCTCGCCGCGCTGGGCTGGGGCGCGCTGCTCGGCGGGCTGCTCCAGGGCGTACCCCGGCACGCCGACGGTCACGTCGCCGGGGTGACCCACCTGGCCACCCCGTTCGCCGCCGCCGTCGCGCTCGCGATGCTCGCCCTGGTCGCCGTGCACGGTGCGACGTTCCTCACCCTCCGGCTGCCGGCCGCCGACGCCGCCGCGGTCGGCCGGCTGGCCCGCCGGCTGGTCCCGGTGGCGTTCGCCGCGGTCACCGCGGCCACCGTCCTGGGCCTGCTCTCCGACCGGGTACGCGCCGCCGCGGCGCGCCCACTGTTCGCCGTACTCCTGCCATTGTCGCTGGTCGCGGCGCTGCTGGTGGCGCGGGCGGCGCTGCGCCAAGGGCGGCCGGGCGTGGCCTTCGCCGCCACCGGCGTGGCGCTGGCGCTGCCGGTGGCGCTGGTCGGGGCGACCCTGTGGCCCTCGGTGCTGGTCTCCACCGTCGACCCGGCCGCCTCGCTCGGCGTCGCCGACGCGGCGGCCAGCGGCCCGACGTTGCGGCTGCTGGGCTGGCTGACGCTGCCGCTCCTGCCGGCCCTACTAGGCTTTCAGGCGATGTGCTGGTGGGTTTTCCGGGGACGGACCGACGGCAGGGCACCGGTGTACTGGTGA
- a CDS encoding PadR family transcriptional regulator, giving the protein MRAQALHGHLDALLLAVLEQGALHGYAIIEALRARSDGNLDLPTGTIYPALRRLERAGHVASSWSTVSGRERRTYELTDSGRRALAGERAGWREFSATVGRFLGSDTPPTAPA; this is encoded by the coding sequence ATGAGGGCTCAGGCGCTGCACGGACACCTCGACGCGCTGCTGCTCGCGGTGCTGGAGCAGGGCGCACTGCACGGCTACGCCATCATCGAGGCGCTGCGGGCCCGCAGCGACGGCAACCTCGACCTGCCCACCGGCACCATCTACCCGGCCCTGCGCCGGCTGGAGCGGGCCGGGCACGTGGCCAGCTCGTGGAGCACCGTCAGCGGCCGGGAGCGGCGCACGTACGAGCTGACCGACTCCGGCCGCCGGGCGCTGGCCGGCGAGCGGGCCGGCTGGCGCGAGTTCAGCGCGACGGTCGGTCGCTTCCTCGGCTCCGACACGCCTCCCACCGCCCCGGCCTGA